One Sciurus carolinensis chromosome 10, mSciCar1.2, whole genome shotgun sequence genomic window carries:
- the Nkx1-1 gene encoding NK1 transcription factor-related protein 1 — translation MSVSGAAAPGDVPALPPPPPPPPPGPGPGPAPPAPAAASRDAMDGRAELPAFPRAGVPPLAASDTVPAGPEAAGAARPAAPPRPTSFSVLDILDPNKFNSRRRRCVLLGPVAPAACAPCAPAPCAPAPAASGRPPRAEELERQALAAAGGVGAATGAEPPSAGDPYKADEVEANGYSSGGGHSPSADSGDEAPDDEDEEEAPEAQAARGAEEARGGGGGLGARGSGCPGAAEAQAPPSAVDDAAAPGPRGNSPGASGPPGAAAAAGIAATTPQGAVAAAAKPKRKRTGSDSKSGKPRRARTAFTYEQLVALENKFKATRYLSVCERLNLALSLSLTETQVKIWFQNRRTKWKKQNPGADTSAPTGGGGGPGPGAGPGAGLPGGLSPLSPSPPMGAPLAMHGAAGYPAHGPGGLVCAAQLPFLSSPAVLSPFVLGSQTYGAPAFYAPHL, via the exons ATGAGTGTCAGCGGCGCGGCAGCTCCTGGGGACGTCCCcgcgctgccgccgccgccgccgccgccgccgcccgggcCCGGTCCGGGGCCCGCGCCGCCCGCTCCCGCCGCAGCTTCCCGGGACGCTATGGACGGGCGCGCCGAGCTGCCTGCCTTTCCCCGGGCCGGAGTCCCTCCGCTCGCAGCCAGCGACACCGTGCCCGCGGGGCCCGAGGCTGCTGGAGCGGCCCGGCCCGCCGCGCCCCCGCGCCCCACCTCCTTCTCGGTGCTGGACATACTGGACCCCAACAAGTTCAACAGCAGGAGACGCCGCTGCGTGCTGCTGGGTCCCGTAGCGCCTGCCGCGTGCGCCCCGTGCGCCCCGGCCCCGTGCGCCCCGGCCCCCGCCGCCTCGGGACGCCCGCCGCGCGCGGAGGAGCTGGAGCGCCAAGCTCTGGCCGCCGCCGGGGGAGTTGGAGCAGCCACCGGAGCCGAGCCACCAA GTGCCGGTGACCCCTACAAAGCGGATGAGGTGGAGGCCAACGGCTACAGCAGCGGCGGCGGGCACAGCCCGAGCGCTGACAGCGGGGACGAGGCGCCGGACGACGAGGACGAGGAGGAGGCACCGGAGGCGCAGGCGGCGCGCGGCGCGGAGGAGGCGCGCGGAGGCGGCGGCGGCCTCGGGGCCCGCGGGTCGGGCTGCCCAGGAGCGGCCGAGGCGCAGGCGCCCCCCAGCGCAGTCGACGACGCGGCAGCCCCGGGGCCCCGCGGGAACTCGCCGGGAGCCTCGGGCCCGCCGGGagccgcggcggcggcggggaTCGCGGCGACCACGCCGCAGGgcgcggtggcggcggcggccaAGCCCAAGCGGAAGCGCACGGGCTCCGACTCCAAGTCGGGGAAACCGCGGCGTGCGCGCACCGCCTTCACCTACGAGCAGCTCGTGGCGCTGGAGAACAAGTTCAAGGCGACGCGCTACCTGTCCGTGTGCGAGCGCCTCAACCTGGCGCTGTCCCTGAGCCTCACCGAAACGCAGGTGAAGATCTGGTTCCAGAACCGCCGAACCAAGTGGAAGAAGCAAAACCCGGGCGCCGACACAAGCGCGCCGACCGGCGGCGGCGGGGGCCCGGGCCCCGGCGCAGGCCCCGGTGCGGGGCTGCCTGGCGGCCTCAGCCCGCTCAGCCCCTCGCCGCCTATGGGCGCGCCGCTCGCCATGCACGGCGCCGCCGGGTACCCTGCGCACGGTCCCGGCGGGCTGGTGTGCGCCGCGCAGCTGCCCTTCCTGTCGAGCCCCGCGGTGCTCTCGCCCTTCGTGCTGGGCTCGCAGACCTACGGCGCGCCCGCCTTCTACGCGCCGCACCTCTGA